The following coding sequences lie in one Apium graveolens cultivar Ventura chromosome 3, ASM990537v1, whole genome shotgun sequence genomic window:
- the LOC141714780 gene encoding uncharacterized protein LOC141714780, producing MDKSWIFKDRDTLDYEIGVEEFLIFVKENASDPKRIPCPCKRCANFKKFAIKIIRGHLYENSFSLGYLDWIWHTQGSASRSSVNRNAPTPASMPAPAPTSTRAPIPSPGLASETVNVCDAAYNLSEYNNEPYQFRRFVADAEQPLYEGSECTKLESMLKLHNWKARFGISDSAFNNLLSTIGSLLPKDNVMPPNAYEAKKTLSDLGLEYIKYHSCPNNCILYRGVNVDASECPKCRLSRWKLGKDGKIRINVPAKVMWYFPIIPRFKRMFKSPSTSELMTWHSKQRIEDRKMRHPADSPSWRNIDYRWPAFGSDVRNIRLALSADGINPHTNGLTNRYSCWPIVLVTYNLPPWLCMKRKFMMLTILVSGPHEPGNDVDVYLQPLIDDLKKLWEEGEPNVYDAYTKSYFTLKAILLWTINDFPAYGNLSGCVNKGYMCCPVCADDTVAKYLSHSRKMCYQGHQRYLARNHPYRKQKAAINGQQELGQARQPLSGEEVLLQQDKIKFQFGKEVSKSKKVDCPWKKKSVFFELEYWKFHHVRHCLDVMHVEKNVCDSLIGTLLNMKSKSKDSEASRLDMIDMGVRANLAPQKGEKKTYLPPSIFNLSKAEKKKMLSSLMHMKLPYGHASNIKNCVSMEELKMFGMKSHDCHILLQQLLPIAIRAVLPKKVRVTIIRLCFFFNALCNKVVDVSKLDKFQSDVIVTLCELEKIFPASFFDIMIHLIVHLVRELWLCGPVFYRWMYAFERFNKVLKSYVRNRYYPEGCIAECYLGEESVEFCQEFVKQACTTAGLRKDEGKLSGPLSVVTMKSIDEKERDEAHLHVLLNNIEVQPYILMHKEYLEGIHQGKKKSVHWLLREHNHLFADWFLEKVSSEMKENPGGVSETIRWIAGKPSFSVLTYEAYLIDGVRYFTKERDGVRVVQNSGVSLVAKTVQVSSAKDLNPVESDLTFYGVILEIWELDYHAFKAPLFLCNWADNDKGIKVDDLGFTLVDLSRQGHKRDKYVSMDQVKQVYYIEDPVDAKWSVVLTSTTRDYQDVYNDDDLGDTTMENPPFCCQIPICDVGEDVEKNIRENIKGTWVKK from the exons ATGGACAAATCTTGGATTTTCAAAGATAGGGACACACTTGACTATGAAATCGGGGTAGAAGAGTTTTTGATATTTGTCAAGGAAAATGCTAGTGATCCTAAAAGAATCCCCTGCCCCTGTAAAAGATGTGCTAACTTCAAAAAATTTGCAATTAAGATTATCAGGGGACATTTATATGAAAATAGTTTTAGTCTGGGGTACCttgattggatttggcatacACAAGGGTCTGCAAGTAGGTCATCAGTTAATAGAAATGCTCCGACCCCTGCATCTATGCCTGCCCCTGCACCTACGTCTACCCGCGCACCGATACCTTCCCCTGGCCTTGCATCAGAAACAGTCAATGTTTGTGATGCTGCATATAATTTGAGTGAGTACAATAATGAGCCGTATCAGTTTAGGAGATTTGTGGCTGATGCTGAACAGCCTTTGTATGAGGGTAGTGAATGTACCAAGTTGGAGTCGATGCTAAAATTGCACAATTGGAAAGCTAGGTTCGGAATTAGTGATAGTGCCTTTAACAATTTGCTGTCTACCATTGGCTCTCTCCTTCCTAAGGACAATGTGATGCCACCTAATGCATATGAAGCCAAGAAAACCTTATCCGACTTGGGCCTAGAATACATAAAATATCACTCATGTCCAAACAATTGCATACTGTATCGGGGGGTAAATGTTGATGCTTCCGAGTGTCCTAAGTGTCGTTTATCTCGCTGGAAGTTAGGAAAGGATGGTAAAATAAGGATTAATGTTCCTGCTAAAGTAATGTGGTATTTTCCAATTATACCGAGATTCAAACGGATGTTTAAATCTCCTTCTACATCTGAACTAATGACCTGGCACTCAAAGCAGCGAATAGAAGACAGAAAGATGCGGCATCCAGCCGACTCtccttcttggagaaatattGACTATAGGTGGCCTGCCTTTGGTAGTGATGTACGAAATATTCGTTTGGCGTTGTCTGCAGATGGTATAAACCCACATACTAACGGTCTAACCAATAGATACTCTTGTTGGCCAATAGTATTAGTGACTTATAATCTTCCTCCGTGGTTATGTATGAAGAGGAAATTTATGATGCTAACAATTTTAGTTTCCGGTCCACATGAGCCTGGCAATGACGTTGACGTATATTTACAACCTTTAATCGATGATTTAAAGAAGTTGTGGGAAGAAGGTGAACCAAATGTTTATGATGCATACACCAAGTCATATTTCACTTTAAAAGCAATTTTATTGTGGACAATAAATGACTTTCCTGCATATGGAAATCTGTCCGGATGCGTTAATAAAGGTTATATGTGTTGTCCAGTATGCGCTGATGATACAGTTGCCAAGTATTTAAGCCATAGCAGGAAGATGTGTTACCAAGGCCATCAGCGTTACTTGGCTAGGAATCATCCATATAGGAAGCAAAAGGCCGCTATTAATGGACAACAAGAATTAGGGCAGGCACGTCAACCTCTGTCTGGAGAAGAGGTTTTATTGCAGCAAGATAAAATTAAATTTCAGTTTGGGAAGGAAGTAAGTAAGTCAAAGAAGGTTGATTGTCCATGGAAGAAAAAGTCAGTTTTTTTTGAATTAGAATATTGGAAGTTTCACCATGTCCGTCATTGTTTAGATGTCATGCACGTCGAGAAGAACGTGTGTGATAGCTTGATCGGCACACTACTAAATATGAAATCTAAGTCTAAAGATAGTGAAGCTTCTCGTCTTGACATGATTGACATGGGGGTTAGGGCTAATCTAGCTCCACAAAAAGGAGAAAAAAAAACCTACTTACCCCCTTCGATTTTTAATTTGTCCAAGGCAgaaaaaaagaaaatgttgtcATCGTTAATGCACATGAAACTTCCTTATGGACACGCGTCGAATATTAAAAACTGTGTTTCCATGGAAGAATTAAAGATGTTTGGGATGAAGTCCCACGACTGCCACATCTTACTCCAACAACTGCTTCCTATTGCAATTCGTGCGGTACTTCCAAAAAAAGTCAGGGTCACCATAATtaggttgtgtttcttttttAATGCTTTGTGCAACAAAGTTGTAGACGTATCGAAACTAGATAAATTTCAATCAGATGTAATAGTAACTTTGTGTGAGTTGGAAAAAATCTTTCCTGCATCATTTTTTGATATAATGATACATCTCATAGTGCACTTGGTTCGGGAATTATGGTTATGTGGGCCGGTATTTTATAGATGGATGTATGCATTTGAGAGGTTTAATAAGGTGTTGAAGAGTTACGTACGCAACCGTTATTACCCCGAAGGCTGTATAGCTGAATGCTATCTGGGAGAAGAATCAGTAGAATTCTGCCAAGAGTTTGTCAAGCAAGCTTGCACCACTGCTGGTCTTCGTAAAGATGAAGGCAAGTTAAGTGGTCCATTATCTGTTGTGACAATGAAATCAATCGATGAAAAAGAGCGGGATGAAGCTCATTTACATGTTCTTCTAAACAACATTGAAGTACAGCCATATATTTT AATGCATAAGGAGTATCTAGAGGGAATCCATCAAGGAAAAAAGAAAAGTGTTCATTGGCTCTTGAGAGAGCACAATCACCTTTTTGCCGATTGGTTTCTAGAAAAA GTTAGTAGTGAAATGAAGGAGAATCCTGGAGGAGTTTCAGAGACAATAAGATGGATAGCCGGAAAACCATCATTTTCAGTTTTGACTTACGAAGCTTATCTAATAGACGGGGTCCGATACTTTACAAAAGAGCGAGATGGTGTGAGGGTTGTTCAAAACAGCGGAGTGTCTTTAGTTGCTAAAACTGTCCAAGTGTCTAGCGCTAAAGATTTGAACCCTGTAGAAAGTGACTTGACATTTTACGGTGTTATCTTAGAAATATGGGAGCTAGATTATCATGCATTCAAAGCCCCGTTATTTTTATGTAATTGGGCAGATAATGACAAGGGAATTAAGGTGGATGATCTTGGGTTCACACTTGTCGATCTAAGTCGACAAGGCCACAAGAGAGATAAATATGTGTCTATGGATCAAGTAAAacaagtttattatattgaagaTCCGGTGGATGCCAAGTGGTCCGTTGTATTAACCTCTACAACTCGAGACTACCAAGATGTGTATAACGACGATGATTTAGGAGACACAACCATGGAAAATCCCCCATTCTGCTGCCAAATTCCTATATGTGATGTCGGTGAAGATGTTGAAAAAAATATTAGAGAAAATATTAAGGGCACTTGGGTTAAAAAGTGA